Below is a window of Malania oleifera isolate guangnan ecotype guangnan chromosome 1, ASM2987363v1, whole genome shotgun sequence DNA.
AACATCATAAACATTAATTAAACTACACAGTTCTCACATAGGTGAGCCTATATTGccaagtagaaaaaaaaattgatatatacTTGGACAATTACACCGTGCCTGCAGCAGTGCCTACAGTAGTGGAACACGGTCGCTGCCAAGAAGCTGTGCATGAAACAATGAGATCAAATTCTTAGATCTGATTCACTTGTTGAAACTGAAGGAAGGTGttgtaataaaatgaaaaaaaatatatgattagttaaggaaaattaagaagaaaCAAGGCCCTTAGTCTTTTAAGTAAGTTTTTTTCCTTTTGATTCCCTATCCAATTCACTAAAACAAGCTATATGTGCAACAAAAATTTAAGACACGACTTATTTAGGATTTCAGTGATTATGAAAATAGTTACTGCAATAACTAAGGCAGaacattttgaataatttagggATTCAAAGCACATTTAACTCTAAAGCTGTATTTGAAAGCATAGATTTcagactttaaatttgaatttgagtggatTAGGACAAATTTAGTGCAatttgaaattacattttattcaagTCCAATATAAATCTAAACTCAAGACCTCCTCAAAGATGAAATAAAATCACCTAATCACAGGATTTAAGAAAAATGTTTAACCAATATAAGAGATTCATCTCACAATTTGTCTTGCCATCACTAATTTTGAGTCTTCATATTATGTATTTTTTATCAACCTCTAACCAAAAAAACCAACTTTAACTGAAAAGCAAGAAATGATGGGaaacaaacaaacacacacacatacatatatatgtgtgtgtgtgtgtgtgtgtgtgtgtgtgtgtgtgtgtacttgAGCACCATATACTTAATAGAGATGGATCCTACTTTTTAGTCTCATTTTATTTTAGGTGGCATTTGGCTGAACATTGGGGTTTGGGAGTTGAGCATAGAAGAACCCACGGCTTCATGACCAACCAATATTGTTCTTTACATTAATGATCATATGTACAATCCAATTAAGAAATTCCATTCTACACTGATATGACACAACTTGATTCTTCCAAAAACACTTCATGCTACGTTTGGAAGAATATATTTTACAACTTAAATTTAAAATGGGTgaatttgtacaaaaaattttatattacatgttatccaaatctaatataactccaaatttaagATTTATTGAAACATAAGGTTATACTGCATTTGAATGCGCAGATTTCAaaccttagatttgaatttaggtggatttaaataaattttatattatattttatccaaatccaatacaattcAAATCTAAAGGTTATTTAAAGATAGGGTCATGCCATTTCTTAAAAattaatggaaaaaaaatagtTATTTGAAATAGTTCAAAAATTTGTGAGAACATAACCAAAAATGACAGATGAACATCGAGTCAGAGCAATAGTGACATTATTTTTTCTCGAGCACAAGGTCCGGTGGTAAAAGCGAGGCTGGGTGGGCCACTTGATGGTATAAACTCGGGTTTGATTCAACTACAAAAAAATAGTGACAtgtaaaaagagagagagagagagagagagagagagagagagagagagagagagagagacaaacaAAGCCcaacccagatggcattttggcAGTTCCTTAGAAAACACAAGGACAAAGCTGTAGCTTCTCAACTACAAAAGCAGCGGCTCCTCCTACCACATCTCCCAAAAGCCAGCTGGAGTGAGGAGGAGAAATCAGCAAACAAAAAATAGGTAcccaaaaggaaagaaaagggaaCACAGTAATGGCTTTGGTCACAAGAAGATGTAAGAGCCAATGCTGAGATTTATCATGGGCATGAGATCTGCCAAGAGAAGTCACAGCTCATGCTTAAGGAAATGCTCTTGCCCGCTGGCCTCTTGCCTTTACAAAACATAGAAGAATATGGGCATGTCAAGGAAACTGGCTTTGTGTGGctaaagcagaagaagaagataacCCACAAGTTTGAGAAGATTGGGAAGCTTGTGTCCTATGAGCCTGTGGTCATAGCTTATGTTGAGACCAGTAGGATCAAGAAGCTGACTGGTGTGAAGGCCAAGGAGCTCTTGATTTGGATCACACTGATAGATATCTATGTTGATGACCCACCCACCGGAAAAATCACCTTCAAGAGCACTGCTGGGCTGTCCCGAACCTTCTCAGTCTCGGCGTTTGAGCTTGAAGAGCCCAAGGAATTGAAGGAAGTGAAGGAAGCCAACAGAGTTGTGGCTGAGGCACAGGAGGTGAATGAGGTTTAACTGCAGTGTTTTGATTAGTACTAAGTTGATCATATGTTGCTTGCTTCATGATCTCCATTAATATTTGTTTCATGAGCTCAGAAAGATATCCTCTCATGCAAGGTAATATTTGTTTGAGAGATTGggagataataataatagcatCATTAATTGCCTAGAGCAGGGCCATACAGGAGTAATATTTTACACCTACAATAGattcatatttttataaagtacAGATACAAAGTTCTATTATACCATTTGTCATAAGGTCTAAGTTCATAGCAGAAAATTGAACACTGCAATGGCACCAAGTGGCACACATGGTTAAGTCAATGTCACAAACACACAAATTCATTGGTTAAGTCCTGCAATAGCAATTGAAACAACTTTCACAGGCCAACAATAATTACAAGAGCAATACCTCCCAAGCTTTTCTCTTATTGAAAGACAAGGTTTACACACTCTTAACATGTGTAGGAACACCATGCATGAATTACCCTTTTTTCCCATGCCACGTACACGATAGATTAATACATAGTTGATGCCCATAACTGCCTAGGGTCTACAGTTGACAACACCAACTGCCTAGGTAGTGATAGACACAGCCAACATTTTCCAGCAAATCTAAAACAAGTTATGATTACAATTATGTGGCTAAAAACATGCTCAGATGTCAACACAAAAAATTTCCCCCCAGCCAAGCCTGTCTGCTAGCCTTACAAGAAGAAACTGCCAAGTAACTGCCCAGCCAAGTCAACATGTCAACACTGCAAACATTTGACTGACCCTGCATGCTACGTATAGGTCAACAGTTTGTGTCAAGCATGGTTCCCTTTAACCATGACTAATTTCACGTCCCAACATCACCATGTCAAAAAGGCAGTTGACATAATCGAGTTAACCATCCAACCATGTCAACCGAAACCAGTCACCATAAGCAACCTTGTCAAGGACCATATTTTCAAGAACAGGCTCGAACTCTATAGCAGAAAATCAATGATTATGGGTTTCTACAGGATTCAATATTTAAATAGCAGAAATTTCAATGAATCTTAAGGGTGAAAGATGCTATGGCATGAAGTTGTTTAGGAATAAGTCAAGATTTTTGAGACAAAATGACAGATAATAttcatgggggggggggggggctagaGCATAAACGTGCCAAGAAGTGGATTAAGGCATAACCACATCTATTTATAAAAGTTGAGAATGAGGTTTATTGAATAATTCAACATTTTCTATTTAAAGGGGCATTCAATCAAGCTTTTTCACTTCAAATGAACTGATGGATAGGCCAGTCAATGCATAGGTGGGTTGAGTTTGGGCATTATCTATTCAAACTTGGCTCAAATAATAATGGTTTAAATTCAAACTCAGCCCATTAGTTTTAAAGGATTTTGAACTAGATTGGAGCAATTTAATATTTAGAGTATGGTGGGCTGATAATGTGAATAATAAATATGTATCTATATAGCTTAATTAAGAAGTAAATTAGTGTTTAAAAGTATAAATTTTAGGTTTTGAACTTGTATTTGTGTAGACTTGCAAGACACTCAAAATAGAGTAGTTGAGTAATGGGCAAACTATGCTAGTTTCATTTTTAAGTAACTTTTCCTGCTAACTTTCATTTACTATCTATCGTACGTGTgaattcattgaatatttgaacaAATTTCTAAAAGATATGGAATAATGGAAGGAATTGTTTGCCAATTGTTTGTTAGATTAAAAGATTGGCAAATCAGGGGTCTCTTGAAGGAATAAATGCACTGCTTGGTTGTCCTTTACACCTTCCTTCTTCTAAGGTGAGAGATCATGAAACTTGAATTGTTGAGGTCTGACTCTTACATTTTAGAGCAAAACTATTTTCTAGACTTATAAATTCAGTAAATTTACTTTTTTCTTATCATTGGAAATGCATTTGTTTGAATTACATTGTCAATAATTGTTTTGTGTTTGTTTTCCGAGATACTGAGGACCCAGTTCACAGCCTGTTTGATgtataagaatgaagaaatgatgTGAAGAACATATCTGTAACAAAAGAAGCCCAAAAGTAGAAAAAAATACGAGGTTTATTCTGTAAATATATAGATTGAGACTTGTATAGAAAGCTAAAATGTGTTGTAATTTTGTGAAAAAAGGACTCACCTACAAAGAGTTTTAGGGGATGACAATGTATTGATTGTCAAATTTGCTAATAGAGAGATAGACCTCAGCACTTCAACGACCTGTTCTAGTAATCATTACACTGGCTACAAAAGTATTGCAAAAGAAGGAATTCTTGTAGGTTTACGTCGTTATTGATTTTTTGGTGAGTTTTTCTTTTCCCATTCATTCATGCTtttggtttggttaattttgaaaatttatgtcCTGATTCCTTTTGTGTTCTAATCATGACTTTTTATTGGTCTGTTGTTGATCTAAGTCAATTCATGATAGTTTTTTGTAAGGAATTCTTGTTGATCTAAGTCAATTCATGCTCTTTTCATGTAAAATTTATTTAGCCTTCTTGCTTTTCCCCTTTAACATTTCTCTAGCAGATATAGACCTTATTTATTTGCCAGCATTAAAGGATTTCAGAACCTGTCCTTGATTTTCCCATACGCCTAcattcttacaaaaattttgagCTTTGTTGTGCCATTATGAGAATCTGTTTGAAAGCAGAATTAACCCGCCATGCATGGCAAgctattgttttaatttttcataattcTCCTTAtccttttgatcatctttcttcgATTAGTACTTCTTATGTCAATGTACTAGAGTGTAAGTTTGTGACTTGTCTGTGTGCACATGCACACGAATGCGTTGTGTATGTGTGTGCGGGTTTTATTGTCACAAAATTGTGAGGGAGCTTGGGGAGTGGAAGACAATGGTGGTTTTGACAAcctagggggggggggtggagatTGGGGATGATTGGGGTGTTTGGTGTGATTTGAGGGAGATTTTTTATGTAGTCACTGCTAATTCAACAACCCACTGCTGCAAAGTACGTGTCTCTTTCTAGCTTCTTAGGGGTCTTTGCTACAATTCATCGCCCCAGCGACTGTGTTTTTGTTTGTGGAGTTGATAAAAAATTCTTCAATCTCACACATGATGTTAAGTGTCTTGTAAGGATTAATTATGGTTCAAGTTCATGATTGGGTTCTAGACAtatatcttggaaaatatttttaaaagagtgTCTCTACATATCCATTTGATATGTCTACCATATCATAGTTCTATATTGAATTTGTACTTGAGAGTTCGATTCACTCTAATTAGGTCATTGATTAGATAGGCAGACCATAACATTAtaccaataattattaaatatctattaatgtattttgaaagtaaaaagaaAGGATAAAGTATTCATTCTAATTGAAAACCTCATGCATTttatatttcaattaattgtcactagcttgtacataccttctaatgagaggagtcacccGCATCATCTAGATGGGATTGGCACATCATTTGTTCTATTTGCACTTTCCAATCCTTCATGGCTTGCATCTCCGCTTCCCAATTCgagatcttttctttcaattgctaGTTCTCCGCTTCCACCATTTGCACCCGGATAACCATCGCCTCCTCTCAAGCCTCGGTGGCTCGACGCTCTCGGTCAATCTTAGCA
It encodes the following:
- the LOC131168079 gene encoding uncharacterized protein LOC131168079 is translated as MAFWQFLRKHKDKAVASQLQKQRLLLPHLPKASWKDVRANAEIYHGHEICQEKSQLMLKEMLLPAGLLPLQNIEEYGHVKETGFVWLKQKKKITHKFEKIGKLVSYEPVVIAYVETSRIKKLTGVKAKELLIWITLIDIYVDDPPTGKITFKSTAGLSRTFSVSAFELEEPKELKEVKEANRVVAEAQEVNEV